In the Acomys russatus chromosome 11, mAcoRus1.1, whole genome shotgun sequence genome, one interval contains:
- the Ppard gene encoding peroxisome proliferator-activated receptor delta, producing the protein MEQPQEETPEAREEEKEEVATAEGAPELNGGAEHALPSSSCTELSQNPSPSSLLDQLQMGCDGASGGLSMECRVCGDKASGFHYGVHACEGCKGFFRRTIRMKLEYERCERSCKIQKKNRNKCQYCRFQKCLALGMSHNAIRFGRMPEAEKRKLVAGLTASEGCQHNPQLADLKAFSKHIYNAYLKNFNMTKKKARSILTGKSNHNAPFVIHDIETLWQAEKGLVWKQLVNGLPPYKEISVHVFYRCQCTTVETVRELTEFAKSIPNFSGLFLNDQVTLLKYGVHEAIFAMLASIVNKDGLLVANGSGFVTHEFLRSLRKPFSDIIEPKFEFAVKFNALELDDSDLALFIAAIILCGDRPGLMNVPQVEAIQDTILRALEFHLQVNHPDSQYLFPKLLQKMADLRQLVTEHAQMMQWLKKTESETLLHPLLQEIYKDMY; encoded by the exons ATGGAGCAGCCACAGGAGGAGACCCCTGAGGCccgggaagaggagaaagaggaagtggccaCGGCTGAAGGAGCCCCAGAGCTCAATGGGGGAGCAGAGCACGCACTTCCTTCCAGCAGCTGCACAG AGCTCTCCCAGAATCCCTCACCTTCTTCCCTGCTGGACCAGCTGCAGATGGGCTGCGACGGGGCCTCAGGTGGCCTTAGCATGGAGTGTCGGGTGTGCGGGgacaaggcctctggcttccactaCGGAGTCCATGCGTGTGAGGGGTGCAAG GGTTTCTTCCGCCGGACGATTCGCATGAAACTGGAGTACGAGAGGTGCGAGCGGAGCTGCAAGATCCAGAAGAAGAACCGCAACAAGTGCCAGTACTGCCGCTTCCAGAAGTGCCTGGCGCTCGGCATGTCGCACAACG CCATTCGCTTTGGACGGATGCCTGAGGCCGAGAAGAGGAAGCTGGTGGCGGGGCTGACGGCCAGCGAGGGGTGCCAGCACAACCCCCAGCTGGCCGACCTGAAGGCCTTCTCCAAGCACATCTACAATGCCTACCTGAAAAACTTCAACATGACCAAAAAGAAGGCACGGAGCATCCTCACCGGCAAGTCCAACCACAATGCA CCCTTTGTCATCCACGACATCGAGACGCTGTGGCAGGCGGAGAAAGGCCTGGTGTGGAAGCAGCTGGTGAACGGGCTGCCGCCCTACAAGGAGATCAGCGTCCACGTGTTCTACCGCTGCCAGTGCACCACGGTGGAGACGGTGCGGGAGCTCACGGAGTTCGCCAAGAGCATCCCCAACTTCAGCGGCCTCTTCCTCAACGACCAGGTGACCCTCCTCAAGTATGGCGTGCATGAGGCCATCTTCGCCATGCTGGCCTCCATCGTCAACAAAGACGGGTTGCTGGTGGCCAACGGCAGTGGCTTTGTCACCCACGAGTTCTTGCGCAGTCTCCGCAAACCCTTCAGTGACATCATTGAGCCCAAGTTTGAGTTTGCTGTCAAGTTCAATGCCCTGGAACTCGATGACAGCGACCTGGCACTTTTCATCGCGGCCATCATTCTGTGTGGAG ACCGGCCAGGCCTCATGAATGTGCCACAGGTGGAGGCCATCCAGGACACCATTCTGCGGGCTCTGGAGTTCCACCTGCAGGTCAACCACCCAGACAGCCAGTACCTCTTCCCCAAGCTGCTGCAGAAGATGGCGGACCTGCGGCAGCTGGTCACTGAGCATGCCCAGATGATGCAGTGGCTCAAGAAGACAGAGAGTGAGACCTTGCTGCACCCCCTGCTCCAGGAAATCTACAAGGACATGTACTGA